In a genomic window of Bradyrhizobium sp. LLZ17:
- a CDS encoding ATP-binding protein encodes MLERPSNRPDEGKTLPQALAQTFAPGELAVTLQSQADARSELIGAAPTDDETNRKNMALLIQLRWTAVVGQIVTIGGVHFWLGIPLPLTRMGAVIGALVLLNVSSLVWVRHRAAITNNELLVALMLDVAALTAQLYLSGGATNPFTSLFLLQVTLGAVLLDARSTWSLVALTCASFVWLTLAYRPLDLPPNPLSETYTLTVTGMLLGFVLNAVLLVVFVTRINRNLRERDAHLAALRQHAAEQDHIVRMGLLASGAAHELGTPLASLSVILSDWRRMPDLAADQELAEDLAEMETSLQRCKSIVTGILVSAGEARGEGSSPTTVAAFVTALVEEWRNARSARTLYFVNTFGEDVAIVSDVALKQVIFNVLDNAYEVSRDWVELLAEREGDNLVLSVSDRGPGFAPEILAQLGKPYQSSKGRAGGGLGLFLVVNVVRKLGGRVTAENHRKRGATVRLTLPLATLAIGGSFDA; translated from the coding sequence CGGCGCGGCTCCGACCGACGACGAGACCAACCGCAAGAACATGGCGCTGCTGATCCAGCTGCGCTGGACCGCGGTGGTCGGTCAGATCGTCACCATTGGCGGCGTGCACTTCTGGCTCGGCATTCCCCTGCCTCTCACCCGGATGGGCGCCGTGATCGGCGCGCTGGTCTTGCTCAATGTCTCGAGCCTGGTCTGGGTGCGCCACCGCGCCGCGATCACCAACAACGAGCTGCTTGTCGCGCTGATGCTCGATGTCGCGGCCCTGACCGCGCAGCTCTATCTCAGCGGCGGCGCCACCAATCCCTTCACCTCGCTCTTCCTGCTCCAGGTGACCTTGGGGGCGGTGCTGCTCGATGCCCGCTCGACCTGGTCGCTGGTGGCGCTGACTTGCGCGAGCTTCGTCTGGCTGACGCTGGCCTATCGGCCGCTCGACCTGCCGCCGAATCCTCTGAGCGAGACCTACACGCTCACCGTCACGGGCATGCTGCTGGGCTTCGTGCTCAACGCCGTGCTGCTGGTCGTGTTCGTCACCCGCATCAACAGGAATTTGCGCGAGCGCGATGCGCATCTGGCGGCACTGCGCCAGCACGCCGCCGAGCAAGACCACATCGTCCGCATGGGCCTGCTGGCTTCGGGCGCGGCGCATGAACTCGGCACGCCGCTGGCCTCGCTCTCCGTCATTCTCAGCGACTGGCGCCGCATGCCGGATCTCGCTGCCGACCAGGAGCTCGCCGAGGACCTCGCGGAAATGGAAACGTCGCTGCAGCGATGCAAGAGCATCGTGACGGGCATTCTGGTGTCGGCGGGCGAGGCCCGCGGCGAGGGATCGTCGCCGACGACGGTGGCGGCCTTCGTCACGGCGCTGGTCGAGGAATGGCGCAACGCCCGCTCGGCGCGCACGCTCTATTTCGTCAACACGTTTGGCGAGGACGTCGCGATCGTCTCGGATGTCGCGCTGAAGCAGGTGATCTTCAACGTGCTCGACAACGCCTATGAAGTCTCGCGCGACTGGGTCGAGCTGCTCGCCGAACGCGAGGGCGACAATCTCGTGCTCTCGGTCAGCGACCGCGGCCCCGGCTTTGCGCCGGAAATCCTGGCGCAGCTCGGAAAGCCCTATCAGTCGAGCAAAGGCCGCGCCGGCGGCGGGCTCGGTCTGTTCCTTGTGGTCAACGTGGTGCGCAAGCTGGGCGGCCGCGTCACCGCCGAGAACCACAGGAAGCGCGGCGCCACCGTCCGCCTCACGCTGCCGCTCGCAACGCTCGCGATCGGAGGCAGCTTTGACGCCTGA